A window of uncultured Methanoregula sp. genomic DNA:
ACGATCGGGAACTCTGCGGAAATTAAGAACGGAGTCCGGTTTATTGATAATCCGGGAACGGTCAAAAAAACAACCCGGAAATCGCGTGGCATCATCCTTGGCGATGGCTGCATTATCGGGGAGGGCTCGATCATCGGACCCGGCGTCTGCATCGGAGCCGGGGCGCTGGTAGAACCGGATGCGCAGGTATTCGAGGATGTACCTTCCGTTGTTTCAAAGAAACATGCCTGACGTATTTTCTGTTTTTTGATATCGGTTCGATCTCACACCCCTGTGTTCTTCATCAGGACGCAGGTTGTGGCTTTTATCGGTATTACGGTATATATTGGATTGAGGCTAATCTATTATCAGAGTGCAGTGCAATGCATGCATTGTTTTTAAGAACTCTATTCCTGGAATGATACCATGAAATACATTGTTACCGGCGGGGCAGGATTTATCGGGTCTCATATTGTTGAAGAACTCGTAAACCGGCAGCACGACGTCGTAATCCTGGATAACCTGTTCTCGGGAAAACGGGAAAATATCAAAGATTTCGTTTCGCAGCCCTGTGTTGAATTTATCCATGGAAGCATTACCGATCCCAATCTGCTCAAAGAAACATTTCGCGGAGCGGATGGAGTCTTCCATATGGGGGCGATCGCGTCGGTACCCCGGTCGGTAGCCGATCCTCATGAATCCCATGAGGTCAACCTGACCGGAACTCTCAATGTCCTGACTGCAGCAAAGGAGTGCGGGGTAAAAAAAGTGATCCTTGCGTCCTCAGCGGCAGTATATGGAGAGAACCCGGCCCTTCCCAAAACCGAATCCATGAAACCCGAGACCATCTCCCCGTACGCCGTGACCAAGATCGCGGGAGAACAATACTGCGAAGTCTTCTCCCGGCTCTATGGGGTAAAGACCGTATCGCTGCGGTACTTCAATGTCTTTGGACCCCGGCAGGATCCAGCTTC
This region includes:
- a CDS encoding SDR family oxidoreductase, giving the protein MKYIVTGGAGFIGSHIVEELVNRQHDVVILDNLFSGKRENIKDFVSQPCVEFIHGSITDPNLLKETFRGADGVFHMGAIASVPRSVADPHESHEVNLTGTLNVLTAAKECGVKKVILASSAAVYGENPALPKTESMKPETISPYAVTKIAGEQYCEVFSRLYGVKTVSLRYFNVFGPRQDPASPYSGVISRFIKNILSSQPIEIYGDGKQTRDFVFVKDVAEANLRAMESSAEGSFNIACGRCINLIELAREIMEITGKNVPITFKPPREGDIRNSLADISRAGDAFGYAPRYSVRAGLEETVAWYRTQE